From Geotalea uraniireducens Rf4:
TTGCACGGTGTAAGCGATAAATTCAAAACAATCCATTTTCCCGGCGGCTTTGCCTATAATAAGTAAGGAAAAGCAATATGAATGACAATTCGCTCATGCAAAATGCTCAATCCATGATCGACACCATTATTGAGCTCCCAACCATCCCTCATGTAGCTACCCGGGTAATTGACTTGTTGGACAAACCGGATGTGGAGTTGGATGAAGTGGCCGATATGATCCTGACTGACCAGGTACTGGCCGCCCGTGTCATCAAGATTGTCAACTCTCCCTTTTACAAGCCTGCCCATGAAATTAAATCCGTTAAGCGGGCACTTATCTATCTTGGCTTTCGTCACATAAGAGAACTGGCCTTCACCTGTTCCTTCGTCGATGTTTTCCAGGGCAAAGACGGTGCTTTTAATATCAGGACCTTCTGGGAACACTCTTTCGGTGTTGGTATTGTCGCAAAAATCATCGCCCAAAGATTTCGCTATCCAGACACGGAAAAAGCTTACCTGGTAGGTATAGTCCACGATATAGGCGAGGTTTTTTTAAGCTATTACATGCGAGACAAGTTTG
This genomic window contains:
- a CDS encoding HDOD domain-containing protein; amino-acid sequence: MNDNSLMQNAQSMIDTIIELPTIPHVATRVIDLLDKPDVELDEVADMILTDQVLAARVIKIVNSPFYKPAHEIKSVKRALIYLGFRHIRELAFTCSFVDVFQGKDGAFNIRTFWEHSFGVGIVAKIIAQRFRYPDTEKAYLVGIVHDIGEVFLSYYMRDKFEKLLEAMNGQAYRMVEAEQQFFGTTHCEIGLCISRKWNFPPDYCEVIACHHAPETATIDPTLAAIVNLADLFCSVRQLDYGGQSWVSFKLAEEKSWGILKNFAPHLAGFDVERFCYELDDRVPEVQDLVKSIFQGIAAE